Within the Phoenix dactylifera cultivar Barhee BC4 unplaced genomic scaffold, palm_55x_up_171113_PBpolish2nd_filt_p 001686F, whole genome shotgun sequence genome, the region gaaacactcaattgaattcattagtaatcacaagatatactcaaatgctttgagctcatcaaaatcaaatggggttttaatcaatcactccacaatataTGCTTTAGAATATTTAGATTAAGTTTAACAATTTAGATTTGTAAGTCATATGGTATATGATATATTCTTGCTCACTAATCATAATGTTACCATTCATTTTGTTCTTGCTGGATGCAtagataaatgattttcaaaataaatatttttttaagtttttagatatttttgcaGTGTAGGTCATAATCaatgatatatatttttaatttgtgaGGTTTATCGTTGATTTTTATTGGGAGGCATTTGAGGACGCATGCTTTTACAAGCTTCTAGTTTAATATGAGTTTGAGTACACATTTTATATTATATCTTAAAAAAAAGATTGAACCATTCAAATCAATGATAGACTCTCTAAATTGAAAATTCAAAATGTTAAAAGTAACCTATCTACAAAATATACCTAGAAACCAAAGTTCATGTATTTTGATGCTCTATGACTATAAATCATGTGGTTGCAAAAGTGAAAGATTTAGTAGTATTATACTATATTTTACTATGGCCAAATTatcaaaatctaattaataTAAGTCCACCCATGATTTAATATAGTTAGATCATAATGAATGAAATGCtatatttcttttctaattACATGCAATATCAAACTTTTTCAAAATGTTATATTTATTGTTAAAATTAGTAGCTTAGTGCTAGGTCGTCATTTGTGCTTGTCaaaattattcattttttttccaattttagTAAATCATTTTGATTTTTTCACTTTATAAATCATGATAAGGTCTCTTTAACTTCCTCCCCCTTACCAAAATGACCCTCCTTCGTGCTCCATTATTACCGATCATCATCCACCAAAAAGAATTTCCCTTGTGAACAATGCTCAACCACCACTTTTGAGGGCCTTCACATCCTAGCCTAATGTCTTGTCATCACTTTTTCTATGCCTTAACAATGGCTTCAAGGCTTCTACTTGCTATTGCCAATTGTTTCACATCCTTTTACCCATCCTACTATAATTTCTTGTCGTAGCTCCATCTCCGACTGCTTGATCGCTCCAATGATCCACTATCCTAAAGTAAGGTTTTAAATCCTATGAGACAGGAGTCCCCTTATTTTTCCATGGAATGGGACATCCTGCTGTCCTGCCCTGTCCTAGCAGTGGTTCTAGTAAAAAATACTAGTAGGATACCCTTgaactctctctccttctttcttttctttctttctttctttccttctttctttctttttcttctttctttctttttcttctaccttcctttctttccttttcttcttccatcttttccttatccattcctttctttcttttcccccctttttcttcttcattctctttcctttctttcttcttttctttctttcttttcttctcccttcctttctttcttcctttctcttcttttctttcatttgtcTCTTTTCttcatgttttctttctttcttttctgtttctttttctctcccatATGGATGAGTTTCGGATTCCTAACTCTATCCCATCCCATTATTTTACAAGAATAGGTTAGGATGGCTGaaacattttctattttttcggAACTTAAAATTTTGTCTTAAAGCCACTATAACCCGAATCCCTACCTTTATTACCGTGTCTCTGATCTCAATATATGCACTACCACCAGCCTTCATAATCATACACTTGACAACTACTCAAATGCCAAATCCATCAACTTTGGTGTTGCACATCAAGCCTAAATTTGCTACCATTGCTGCTCTTGCCGATCTTCCATGATTACCCCTTTCAACTAGATGAATGGGTCTGGAAAGCAAAAGCTAGATAGAGTAcctaagaaagaagaaaatgagaggaaggagagatagaggaaagagagacttatagatagatagatagatagatagataggtagagagagagagagcactcCTTGCCATGTAACCAATGATGCATAATGTAATGGAGCATGGTACTCTGGTCTTTGATCTGCATCATCAAAAATAGTTTATGATCCAAGAGTACACCCCAAACCTCAGCTCCAAACCTAGGTTGGCGGCGCCTCAAAATGCCTCACCACGTCAGCCAATCCCTTCCTGCTCGCTTCCCGTTTCATACGCTTGCCTCTAATTATAAAACGCTCCGACCCGGCAGCAAACCGTCGTTGCGTTGGTAATTCTCGGATCCTTCTCTTCCTTCATCCTTTCCACACACCATGCTTCGCCTTGTCCACACTAGACTAGTCTCCCACGTTACTACTCCTCTTAGAATCCcaaccacagccacagcagccaGCCCTTCCCGTCTCCTCCAGCTCCCATTCCACCATGGTCTCTCCCACCacatctcctcctccaccccaaacgATTCATCATCCCTGACGGTCCATTTCCTCAAGAAGTCATGCGGCCTCTCCTCCGAAGCCGCCCTCTCCGCCGCCAACAAAGTCCATCTCAAAACCACCAAAAACCCCCGCTCTGTCCTCACCCTCCTCGAACACTTCGGCTTCTCCAAACCCGACATCACCCGCATCGTCACCAAGCGTCCCCAGCTCCTCCTCGCCAGCCCCGACCACACCCTCAAGCCCAAACTGGACTTCTACCAGAGCGTcgggctctccggcgccgaccTCGCAAGGCTTCTCTCAGGAATTCCCGGGCTACTGCTATGGAGCTTGGCGAAACGACTGCTCCCAAATTTTAATCTCCTCAAGACCATACTCCACTCCAATGAGAACGTCGTCTTAGCTGTCAAGAAGTGCCCTCGTCTGCTTACCTCCGACCTCCCCAACGTGTTGCTTCCCAAGATCGAAAGCTTGCGAGACTACGGCATGCCGGCGTCCGTAATCTTCACCCTGCTCATCACCCACCCGAAATCTCTGGTCAAAGCAGCGGATCAGTTCGAGAATACTTTCAACGCGATCAAGGGAATGGGCGTCAGCCCTTCGACTTCGATGTTCGCCCATGCACTAGGGGTGTTCTCCAGATTGCCCAAATCAACAATGGAGAAGAAGCTGGAGAATTACCTGAGCTTGGGTTGGTCGCAGGAGCAACTCCTTGGGGCGTTTGCCAAGCATCCGTACTGCATGACGGCGTCCGATGAGAAGGTCAGGAGAAACATGGAGTTCTTCGCGGAGAAGCTGAAGTGGGGGCCGGCCTACGTGTCGGCGTATCCGGTGGTTCTGTCGCTTAGCTTCGAGAAGAGGATCGTTCCGAGGTGTTTGGTTTTGGAAATGCTAGCGTCCAAGGGCTTGGTAAAGGGCGATGTGAAAGCGCGGCACCTCATGATGGGGGAGAAGAAGTTCATTGAGAATTATGTGATCAAGTACGAGGGTGAAGTTCCGGAAATAGTAGATGCTATGGGAGGTAACAAGTTGGGACTTGGTGGTTGGGAGAAGAGAAGCCTGGGAGTTGATGGGTATGAGCATTTGGATTCAACTTGATGTCAATGTCTGCCactcttcatcaaaaaaaaaaaaaaaactgacacTCTTCTCCACAATTAATGTGTTTTGAATGGCGTTTCCTGCTTTGCTGCACCCAAAGCTTGCTTTGTTTTTCTTGGACTTGTTTTATTTTCGGTAAACTTGGACTGGATAAAAAGCCAGATTGAATTGTTTTGTTGCTTCGTTAAAATGTCTGGGCAGGGCGAATAGAAAGTTCGGAGTACTGTGAGAGACATGCCCTCTCAAATTCAGAAACTAACTTCACTTCCATTACTCAAGTGAAAACTGTGTCTCttgttctttgtttttttgtttttctttttttggtggaaTTGTGCCATATTCTTTATAGCTGCTTTGGATTCTTCTGCTCCGTCCAATTAAATTACATAATCTCTTTTGATGCtaattgaaattcttgaagaagtcAGTATTTCGAAGAGGAAAATGAAGTCTGTTAGATGTAccatttcttatcatgatttgcAAAGCATTCCTGAGATTTTGAAGGTTAACGTCGGCGGCTGCTATACATTCTCTGTGGAGGTGGAGGCTGAAGGTTTGTTTGACTATGAGATCTCATTTATTCTCAAACCTCCAACTGATTCAGAGGAAGTTTGGAATAGGTGGTATAAGAAGGAATATGAAGAATATAAGAAGAATGTTTGTTCTATTAATTCTTCAGGAAACATTTCTGGTGGTCATATTTTTGTGCTGAGGTGCTTGTATGGAAACACCAATGACCAGCAATTCAACTATGATTGCTTAGTAGATTTTCTAATTGATCCAACTCAAGCAATTTACATCAGAGTGAGATCAATCTGGATAGAATCATTTGTGCTAATGAAGTTCTCTTTCACTCTACAAAAAGATAGTTTGACTTTTCAAAGTCTTTTGACAAGTGACTTCTTAAACTCCTAGACCATAAAGGTTCCCTGTTAAATGGATTTGGTGGCTCGAAAATATCTTATTTTCTAAGATTGCGGCGAAGACTAATAAAGATCTTTGTAACTGGATTCTCTGTAGATCGGGATTGGGATTGAGACAGGAAGACCTTCTCACCTCCTATTTATTCGCTTTTGTGTTAATGTGTTAAGCAAAATGCTAAACAAGGCTACTTTGTTCAAAATTTTTGAAGAGATGAGCAACTCCTCGATCTACAATGGCAATATGATTCTTCAATTTGCAGATGATATCATTGTTTTCACCTATGCCATGAAAGGTTATGTTACTATTCTGAAGTTAATTCTTTACAATTTCGAATTGATCTCTCGGCTAGCAATCAACTAAGAAGAGTTTGGTTGCGGCAACCATAATTTCCTCCAGTGGACGAAGAGATGTGCCACTTCGCTAAATTGTAAATTAACCTCCTTTCCTTTTATTTATCTAGGCCTATCTTTGAAGGCAGGTAATCTATCTAGATTGGCTTGGATGCCTCTAATCCGAATAGTTGTATCAAGGTTGTTTTTTTGGAAGAGTAAATTTCTCTCTTTTGGAGGTAGGTTTATGCTGGTCAATACTGTGCTGTCTACACTTCCACAATATTTTATGTCTCTTTACAAGTTACCTGTTTGTGTGATCaagaaattaaataaatatggaataactTTCCTATACAAAGGGTTAGAATCTGCTCGTGGAATCAAAAGCTACATCAAAATCCTAGCAAGGTTGTTCATGAGAGAAGAATAGCAGTCAAAGAAGGCTTGAAGCCAATAACACCCTAGGGGTTCCAACGTTACCAGTTCTATGAGTCTGGCAAAGGACCCAAAAAGGGAAGTAGAAGGCCACAGCTAGCTGATCAGAAACCCATCAGTACCAACAGAGAACGAGACTAGGGTTCTCAGAGATTTAGCAGTGTGAAGAACCACTGATCTGATTAGTGCTTGTAAAGAGCTTGAAGGGGATATGATGCGGCAGGTTTGAGGCAGCCTTCCCCTGCAAGCAATGGACGACCAAAAATACGCTGCACAAACATTAGCAATGGATGCACACCCACCATCAACCTTGCGGCATACGTAAAAATGTTCTTGGAAGTAGTCATGGGCAAAGGTATATGGTTTAATAAAGTCTAAAATGGACTGTTTCTGCAAAACAAAACTCTAAATCAacaatttttggaaaaaaagaaaatatagtgGACGCCTTGTTGGTTCATACCAAATTTTGTTTTTATGTCAATAAATTCATGAAACTCTTTCAACAGCATAATTTCATGTAAAATCTCATgatttttacccaaaaaaaaaagaaaaatttcatgATGCATGTTATTGTACAAAAACTTTGTATTTGACACACTTTCTCATAATAGCTAAAAGATGCACATAATAGTTTTTACCCGTGAGTATATTATGCACTAAAACTATACAAAGTACCAGGAAAATTAATACATTCTTCGGTATAATTAGGCCAGGGGAGTAGGCCTTGGCTCAATGTAGAGTTGCTCTGTTGTGACCTGAGTGCACCCAGACATCCATTCTTTTTCAGCACAGTTGGGCCAGCCATTGCAATAGACAGTGCTTCAGACAGGGCAGAGCTGACTTGACGAGCACACTGGTTCCAGGACAAATAAAAGAATTATGTATAGCAACATTGAAGACTTCTATTGACCGTTAAGGAAACAAAGATTCAACTCCAACAGGCTTTTTATACAAAAGATAACGAGAATGTTGTGGATATTTTTGGTCAAGTTGTAAGATAGTTTCAGTAGTAGCTACATAGAGCTGCCACCAAATCACTCAGCCACTATGTTTTCTGTACTAGAGCTTCAATGGACAGAATGTTTATCTGTGTCCCATAATCTAGCTTCCACATCTCTCCATAGACATCAGATATTATTCAAAAAGGAAAATCAAGCCTCCATCATAACCTCACTCGTGAAACCGTAATCACTAGATGACTAACAGTATAGAAAGTATTTCCCACTTAACTCACTGCAGAGACCAGAAATTGGAGCCAAAGGCAATGCACTGTCACATTTAAAGGGACCATCTGATGAGGGGCAGAAAGTTCAAGCATTTTGGTGGAAGTTTTAGCACTTATAATATGCAGCAAGTGCACTAAAAATGACCAACCCCTCAAGACACATTTATGTCCAAGAAAATACAAAGCCATAGAAATAACTTGAGCAGCTCACAAGATTTATaagcaaaagaaaggaaaaaaaaaagtcaatgtCAATGTCATAACAGAAGAATCACTTGTTACCTGAGATAATGAGATTCAGAAAGAAGAATTCCGCATTTGTGCTGAAGTCTTGGCAACATATGCCAACAGAGGATTCAACTCTGGTTCCAACTGAACTGTATCATAATGTCTATGCTTTTGAAAACATAATTGCAATTCTAGTTGCTATGAAACATGCCATAGCGACAGGAAGAAGCATAACAGAGTAATGTCAAAATCCTAGATCCATTGCAGTTTTACCTTTTCTGTTGTGGCTAGTTGGAACTTGAGAAAAAGTAAATGTCAGATAATCCTATCATAATGTAGCCCAAGGACTGAATAGTAAATGAGGAATAATAAAGCCGACACCCA harbors:
- the LOC103696633 gene encoding transcription termination factor MTERF8, chloroplastic-like, with the protein product MLRLVHTRLVSHVTTPLRIPTTATAASPSRLLQLPFHHGLSHHISSSTPNDSSSLTVHFLKKSCGLSSEAALSAANKVHLKTTKNPRSVLTLLEHFGFSKPDITRIVTKRPQLLLASPDHTLKPKLDFYQSVGLSGADLARLLSGIPGLLLWSLAKRLLPNFNLLKTILHSNENVVLAVKKCPRLLTSDLPNVLLPKIESLRDYGMPASVIFTLLITHPKSLVKAADQFENTFNAIKGMGVSPSTSMFAHALGVFSRLPKSTMEKKLENYLSLGWSQEQLLGAFAKHPYCMTASDEKVRRNMEFFAEKLKWGPAYVSAYPVVLSLSFEKRIVPRCLVLEMLASKGLVKGDVKARHLMMGEKKFIENYVIKYEGEVPEIVDAMGGNKLGLGGWEKRSLGVDGYEHLDST